In Vulpes lagopus strain Blue_001 chromosome 1, ASM1834538v1, whole genome shotgun sequence, a genomic segment contains:
- the MDC1 gene encoding mediator of DNA damage checkpoint protein 1 isoform X1, whose amino-acid sequence MEDTQAINWEVEEEEETERPSEALGRGLEPVGRLHIFSSAHGPEKDFPLYLGKNMVGRMPDCSVTLPFSSISKQHAVIEILAWDKAPVLQDCGSLNGTQVLRPPKVLSPGVSHRLRDQELILFADLPCQYHRLNVPLPFVSRGPLTVEETPRVQGGTQPQGLLLAEDSEEEVDSPSERCVMKEPRTSPLAAVVPESDEEGPSPAPDGPGPPFAFNLDSDTDEEESQHSAAGEASLSARRGSTAETEQLKAMTPATQLGKDQCSVKERNNNIKVERDARNGVVSLGGILERNQSAGEDSDTDVDESRPPVRPAEVHLERAQPSEFIDSDTDVEEERIPATPAVVPMKKRQIFHRVSTKSLQEPALVHLQENPAGSDTDVEESEIQPAVPLERNQISMVIDSNTDDEEEVLAALTLARLKESGSDTWNRGTDVEEDRAQPVALLEQSQTSAGRDSKTDMEEEGLPMENRRTVPKCPTDKACSEKRQFSLQDSDLEVDKSLLEVHLERNQASATIDITQVEEKVLPGPAVILVEKHQVPVVWTNQTNVEVEGDQAKLPVMHLGEPQPPLSEDCGTDVEEDTSLAASLVADTGKHQLLAEGDAGTESAAPVLEQERVLEARAQGDSLVSQVEQDLLPVSKENLIDQVVDTGTSGETIQPQREGAQTPTERKREPHVDRTKNSGDNHGDSEDLDLQATQCFVERENQSPEAVQNMEDEATQAFLATLPQESGPFCYSFQASGALDEPWEVLATQPFCPRESEAPEPQPIAAHIDAHGSCPSTPRTAPQAQHPESPVHAEPLGIQGRGMQTVEKDMGTPREAPEEVAPERGPLDRETKKLPAGEREDVLGEELTRGIRVLARDNQEQESDQKVESASTERNMESLNIEIEVPREAQEKETEKQSIAREIFEREAEKPVLEREGEPSGLGMKVPEVKLERGPQRGEIEKGSQDQEGQASSLTPEPSAGMGAQQGLASVPGASGSQSGGAPMSPSRQERGHLTCKAPPAEKASVGDQESADAHLPAAVPEASTPHHNPLLSQSQKHPVSQPFLSSSPSSLEPIPRTRQNGNQEVPGTPLSSEMEPLYPKSRVRLRGSSRKALSAISSLALEPHSTIPTDQPLCPEPTSRVTRGRTRRSSLKTPELLVPEVQPSTSKDQSVTAEPISQGRTRKSVKTPEPVVSTATQSRALRSSVKTPKVDISTTPALQPSTSKDQPVTPEPTSQVTWGRTRRSSVKIPEPTVPTAPALQPSTSEDQSVITEHTSGGTHSRTRRSSVKTPEPIVPTAPEVQPTISKDQPVTPEPTSPITWGRTRRSSVKTPEPTVPTAPELQPSTSKDHSVITEPTSGATHSRTHRSSLKTPKPTVPTATELQPTTHKGQPVTPKRISQGRTPKSSSKTPTSVVSTVPELQACTPTDQPVTPKLAFQATRGRTQRSSIKTPEPVAPTVPEPQPSISTDQPVTPEPTSRATRGRTHRSFVKMLQPIEPTAPDLESVTPTDQLFSPKVQGSQGKMLRSSTISAVPVLTTPEFQPSVPTDQPIPPEPISQANCSRRLRATRNHKSLIAPIICEPYSALPEPKSRSSRNQRQRAVRAVESLRTIPKPAFAQLPEAPTHATQIHKLEAAGRSEFTLGPQPKASQSHKRPLATVDSPPPQKRHQRGEVTQETVFLKEEEEDPMERPREEEDVVVPGPGKRKRDQAEEEPKGIPSRSLRRTKPNQESTSPKVLFTGVVDARGERVVLALGGSLASSVAEASHLVTDRVRRTVKFLCALGRGIPILSLDWLHQSRKAGCFLPPDEYVVTDPEQEKNFGFSLRDALSRARKQRLLEGYEIHVTPGVQPPPPQMGEIISCCGGTVLPSMPRSYKPQRVVITCSQDFPRCSIPFRIGLPILSPEFLLTGVLKQEAKPEAFIFSTLEMSSS is encoded by the exons ATGGAGGACACCCAGGCTATCAACTGGGAGgttgaagaagaggaggagacagagagacccAGTGAAGCCTTGGGGCGTGGCTTAGAGCCTGTAGGGCGGTTGCATATCTTCAGTAGTGCCCATGGACCAGAAAAAG ATTTTCCCCTGTATCTTGGGAAGAATATGGTAGGCCGAATGCCTGATTGCTCTGTGACCCTGCCCTTTTCATCCATCTCCAAACAACATGCAGTCATTGAAATCTTGGCCTGGGACAAGGCACCTGTCCTCCAAGATTGTGGCAGCCTCAATGGTACTCAAGTCCTAAGGCCTCCTAAGGTCCTAAGCCCAGGGGTGAGTCATCGGCTGAGGGACCAGGAGTTGATTCTCTTTGCTGACTTGCCCTGCCAGTACCATCGCCTGAATGTCCCCCTGCCCTTTGTTTCCCGGGGCCCTCTAACTGTAGAAGAGACACCCAGGGTTCAGGGAGGAACTCAACCCCAGGGGCTCCTGTTGGCTGAGGACTCGGAGGAGGAAGTAG ATTCTCCTTCTGAAAGGTGTGTGATGAAAGAACCAAGGACCTCCCCTTTGGCAGCAGTAGTTCCAGAGAG TGATGAAGAGGGGCCTTCTCCTGCCCCAGATGGCCCTGGGCCACCTTTTGCCTTCAACCTGGACAGTGACACAGATGAGGAAGAAAGTCAGCATTCAGCAGCGGGAGAGGCCTCCTTATCTGCCAGAAGAGGCTCCACTGCAGAAACAGAACAGCTGAAAGCTATGACACCTGCAACCCAGCTTGGAAAGGATCAGTGTTCAGTGAAGGAGAGGAACAATAACATAAAAGTTGAGAGGGATGCAAGGAATGGGGTGGTCTCACTTGGGGGGATTCTGGAGAGAAACCAAAGTGCTGGGGAGGACAGTGACACAGATGTGGATGAGAGCAGGCCTCCAGTAAGGCCTGCTGAAGTCCATTTGGAAAGGGCCCAACCTTCTGAATTCATAGACAGTGATACTGATGTGGAAGAAGAACGGATCCCTGCAACACCAGCTGTAGTTCCTATGAAGAAGAGGCAAATCTTCCACAGAGTTAGTACAAAGAGTCTTCAGGAACCTGCTTTGGTACATCTACAGGAGAACCCAGCTGGTAGTGATACAGATGTGGAGGAAAGTGAGATCCAACCGGCAGTCCCTCTGGAGAGAAACCAAATTTCCATGGTGATTGACAGCAATACGGATGATGAGGAAGAAGTCTTAGCAGCACTCACTTTGGCACGTCTGAAAGAGAGCGGATCTGATACATGGAACAGAGGTACAGATGTGGAAGAGGACAGGGCCCAACCTGTGGCCCTTCTGGAGCAAAGCCAAACCTCTGCTGGGAGAGATAGTAAGACAGACATGGAGGAGGAGGGTCTCCCAATGGAAAACAGAAGAACTGTGCCCAAGTGTCCTACAGACAAGGCATGCTCAGAAAAGAGGCAATTTTCTCTCCAAGACAGTGATCTAGAGGTAGATAAGAGCTTACTTGAGGTCCACCTGGAGAGAAATCAAGCCTCTGCCACCATAGACATCACACAAGTGGAAGAGAAAGTCCTACCAGGACCAGCTGTTATACTTGTGGAGAAGCATCAGGTGCCTGTGGTATGGACAAATCAAACAAATGTGGAAGTAGAAGGGGACCAAGCAAAGCTGCCTGTGATGCACCTAGGGGAACCCCAGCCTCCTCTATCTGAGGACTGTGGGACAGATGTGGAGGAGGACACATCCTTAGCAGCCTCACTGGTGGCAGATACTGGAAAGCACCAGCTTCTAGCAGAAGGGGATGCTGGGACAGAATCGGCTGCACCAGTTCTTGAGCAGGAGAGAGTTCTTGAGGCGAGGGCCCAGGGGGATTCACTTGTATCACAGGTGGAGCAAGATCTTCTCCCTGTCTCAAAGGAGAACCTTATAGATCAGGTGGTGGACACAGGCACTTCAGGAGAAACCATCCaaccacagagagagggagcccaGACCCccacagaaaggaagagggaacCACATGTGGACAGGACCAAGAACTCTGGAGACAACCATGGTG ATTCTGAAGACCTGGACCTACAGGCTACCCAGTGTtttgtggagagagagaatcagagccCAGAAG CAGTCCAGAACATGGAGGATGAAGCCACTCAGGCCTTCCTGGCTACTCTACCCCAAGAGTCTGGCCCTTTCTGTTACAGCTTCCAGGCCTCAG GTGCCCTGGATGAGCCGTGGGAAGTCTTGGCAACACAGCCATTCTGTCCAAGAGAGTCTGAGGCCCCTGAGCCCCAGCCCATTGCTGCCCACATTGATGCCCATGGATCTTGCCCCTCTACACCTAGGACAGCACCACAAGCCCAACATCCAGAGAGCCCAGTTCATGCAGAGCCACTGGGGATTCAAGGCAGAGGGATGCAGACTGTGGAGAAAGACATGGGTACACCAAGAGAAGCACCAGAGGAGGTGGCCCCTGAGAGAGGCCCATTGGACAGGGAAACCAAGAAGCtgccagcaggagagagagaagatgtgtTAGGAGAAGAGTTAACTAGAGGGATACGGGTGTTAGCTAGAGATAATCAGGAACAAGAGTCTGACCAAAAGGTGGAAAGTGCAAGTACTGAAAGGAACATGGAGAGTTTAAACATAGAAATTGAGGTACCCAGGGAAGcacaagagaaagagacagaaaagcagtCTATTGCAAgagaaatatttgagagagaagcagagaaaccagtactagagagagagggtgagccaAGTGGATTAGGCATGAAGGTACCAGAAGTAAAACTGGAGAGAGGCCCACAGAGAGGGGAGATAGAGAAAGGGAGCCAAGACCAGGAAGGGCAGGCCTCCAGTCTAACACCAGAGCCTAGTGCAGGGATGGGGGCCCAGCAGGGACTTGCTTCAGTCCCAGGAGCTTCTGGGAGCCAGTCAGGTGGAGCCCCGATGAGCCCCAGCAGGCAGGAGAGAG GCCACCTGACTTGCAAGGCACCACCTGCTGAGAAGGCCTCTGTG GGTGATCAGGAATCCGCAGATGCTCATCTGCCTGCTGCAGTGCCTGAAGCTTCAACCCCACACCACAACCCCCTCCTCTCTCAGAGTCAAAAACATCCTGTGTCTCagcccttcctttcttcctctccatcttcttTAGAGCCCATTCCCAGGACCAGGCAAAATGGGAATCAGGAAGTTCCAGGGACTCCTTTATCCTCAGAGATGGAGCCTCTGTatccaaaatccagagtcaggcTCCGAGGGTCCTCCAGGAAGGCACTCTCTGCAATTTCTTCTTTAGCCCTTGAACCTCACTCAACCATCCCCACAGACCAGCCCCTCTGTCCTGAGCCCACATCTCGGGTCACTCGGGGCAGGACACGTAGGTCCTCTCTCAAGACCCCTGAACTCCTTGTCCCTGAAGTCCAGCCTTCCACCTCCAAAGACCAGTCTGTCACTGCTGAGCCCATATCTCAAGGCAGGACACGTAAATCTGTCAAGACTCCTGAACCAGTCGTCTCCACAGCCACTCAGAGCAGGGCACTTAGGTCTTCTGTCAAGACTCCCAAAGTAGACATCTCCACAACCCCTGCGCTCCAGCCTTCTACTTCCAAAGACCAGCCTGTCACCCCTGAGCCCACATCTCAGGTCACTTGGGGCAGGACACGTAGGTCCTCTGTCAAGATCCCTGAACCAACTGTCCCCACAGCCCCTGCACTCCAGCCTTCCACCTCTGAAGACCAGTCTGTCATCACTGAGCACACATCTGGGGGCACTCACAGCAGGACACGTAGGTCTTCTGTCAAGACTCCTGAGCCAATTGTCCCAACAGCTCCTGAAGTCCAGCCTACTATCTCCAAAGACCAGCCTGTCACCCCTGAGCCCACATCTCCGATCACTTGGGGCAGAACACGTAGGTCCTCTGTCAAGACCCCTGAACCAACTGTCCCCACAGCTCCTGAACTTCAGCCTTCTACCTCCAAAGACCATTCTGTCATCACTGAGCCCACATCAGGAGCCACTCACAGCAGGACACACAGGTCTTCTCTCAAGACTCCTAAGCCAACTGTCCCCACAGCCACTGAGCTCCAGCCTACCACCCACAAAGGCCAGCCTGTCACCCCCAAACGTATATCTCAGGGCAGGACACCTAAGTCTTCTAGCAAGACTCCCACATCAGTTGTCTCCACAGTCCCTGAGCTCCAGGCTTGCACCCCCACAGACCAGCCTGTCACCCCCAAACTTGCATTTCAGGCCACTCGGGGTAGGACACAAAGGTCCTCTATCAAAACCCCTGAACCAGTTGCCCCCACAGTGCCTGAACCCCAGCCTTCCATCTCCACAGATCAGCCTGTCACTCCTGAGCCCACATCTCGGGCCACTCGGGGCAGGACACATAGGTCCTTTGTCAAGATGCTCCAGCCAATTGAACCCACAGCCCCTGATCTTGAATCTGTCACCCCCACAGATCAACTGTTCTCCCCCAAGGTTCAGGGAAGTCAGGGTAAGATGCTAAGGTCTTCTACAATAAGTGCTGTGCCAGTTCTTACCACTCCTGAATTCCAGCCTTCTGTCCCCACAGACCAGCCTATTCCCCCTGAGCCCATCTCTCAAGCCAATTGCAGCAGGAGGCTGAGGGCCACTAGGAACCATAAGTCCCTTATAGCTCCCATTATCTGTGAGCCCTACTCTGCACTCCCTGAACCTAAATCTCGGTCCTCAAGGAACCAAAGACAAAGAGCAGTGAGAGCAGTTGAGTCCCTCAGGACCATTCCCAAGCCGGCCTTTGCCCAGCTTCCTGAAGCCCCCACTCATGCTACCCAGATCCACAAGTTGGAGGCAGCAGGCAGATCTGAGTTCACCCTGGGGCCCCAACCTAAGGCCTCTCAGAGCCACAAGAGGCCTTTGGCTACTGTGGATTCACCCCCACCTCAAAAACGGCACCAAAGAGGAGAAGTCACCCAGGAGACAGTGTTCctcaaggaggaggaagaagatccAATGGAGAGGCcaagggaggaggag GATGTAGTGGTTCCAGGACCAGGCAAGCGAAAGAGAGACCAAGCAGAGGAGGAGCCCAAGGGAATCCCAAGCCGCAGTCTTAGACGAACCAAACCTAACCAAGAGTCCACATCCCCCAAA GTTCTCTTCACAGGAGTGGTGGATGCCCGTGGTGAGCGGGTAGTGCTGGCCCTCGGGGGGAGTCTGGCCAGCTCAGTGGCAGAGGCTTCCCACTTGGTGACTGATCGAGTCCGCCGTACGGTCAAGTTCCTGTGTGCCCTGGGGCGGGGGATTCCCATCCTCTCCTTGGATTGGCTTCACCAG TCCCGCAAGGCTGGTTGCTTTTTGCCCCCGGATGAATATGTGGTGACTGATCCTGAGCAGGAGAAGAACTTTGGCTTCAGCCTTCGAGATGCCCTGAGCCGGGCTCGAAAGCAAAGGTTGCTGGAG ggCTATGAGATCCATGTGACTCCAGGAGTCCAGCCACCACCACCTCAGATGGGAGAGATCATCAGCTGCTGTGGAGGCACTGTACTACCCAGCATGCCCCGGTCTTATAAG CCTCAGAGAGTTGTGATTACATGCTCCCAGGACTTCCCTCGATGCTCTATTCCGTTTCGGATTGGGCTGCCCATCCTCTCACCTGAGTTCCTGCTAACAGGAGTGCTAAAGCAGGAAGCCAAGCCAGAGGCGTTCATCTTCTCCACTTTGGAAATGTCATCCTCCTGA